From Neodiprion pinetum isolate iyNeoPine1 chromosome 7, iyNeoPine1.2, whole genome shotgun sequence, a single genomic window includes:
- the LOC124223184 gene encoding mucin-21-like: MFTTKQIVYVLLAALVYFQFCDTISAGKDDTAKNSTTPSAGNATTGANTTTPSTGNSTTGTNATTPSSGNSTTGTNGTTTSPGNSTTGTNTTTPSSGNSTTGTNGTTTSPGNSTTGTNGTTPSSGNSTTGATGTITTPANSTTGSKDTTPSSTNKKTGGDTKAGSSSSSSSSSSSSKSNGLLSIGGRMVAGIAGELNSALDTALRIMI; encoded by the exons ATGTTTACCACCAAGCAAATTGTCTATGTTCTCCTAGCAGCGTTGGTATATTTCCAATTCTGCGACACGATCTCTGCTGGAAAGGATG ATACGGCCAAAAATTCTACGACACCGAGCGCCGGAAACGCCACGACTGGTGCAAACACTACGACACCGAGTACCGGAAACAGCACAACCGGTACGAATGCCACGACCCCCAGTTCCGGAAACAGCACAACCGGTACGAATGGTACGACAACGAGTCCTGGAAACAGCACAACCGGTACGAATACCACGACCCCCAGTTCCGGAAACAGCACAACCGGTACAAATGGTACCACAACGAGTCCTGGAAACAGCACAACCGGTACGAATGGTACGACACCGAGTAGTGGAAACAGCACAACCGGTGCGACTGGTACGATAACGACTCCTGCAAACAGCACAACCGGTTCCAAGGATACGACACCGAGCTCCACAAACAAGAAAACCGGCGGTGATACTAAAGCAGGCAGTTCCAGTTCCAGTTCCAGTTCCAGTTCCAGTTCCA AATCCAATGGTCTATTGAGTATCGGAGGACGCATGGTGGCTGGAATAGCAGGAGAATTAAACTCGGCACTAGACACTGCACTCCGTATCATGATCTAG